A genomic segment from Pseudomonas sp. S09G 359 encodes:
- the rfbH gene encoding lipopolysaccharide biosynthesis protein RfbH: MTPDMLRQEISKLVEQYANVALASKPFVAGETVIPPSGKVIGARELQLMVEASLDGWLTTGRFNAEFEKKLAEFIGVKFLLSVNSGSSANLVAFSTLTSPKLGERAIKKGDEVIGVAAGFPTTVNPIVQFGAVPVFVDVDMATHNINADLIEAAITPKTKAIMLAHTLGNPFNLGKVKALCEKYNLWLVEDCCDALGATYDGKLVGTFGDIATLSFYPAHHITMGEGGAVFTNNPMLKVIAESFRDWGRDCYCAPGCDNTCGDRFGQQYGSLPQGYDHKYVYAHLGYNLKITDMQAACGLAQLERAQDFIDTRKRNFALLKERLSSLSEFLEIAEATPNSDPSWFGFPVTLKESSGVNRVDLLKYLDQHKIGTRLLFAGNLTRQPYFQNLEYRVVGELTNTDRTMNQTFWLGVQPSLGQEHFDFVGEKLEEFFGIGF; the protein is encoded by the coding sequence ATGACACCCGATATGCTCCGCCAGGAAATCAGCAAGCTCGTCGAGCAATATGCCAATGTCGCTTTGGCGAGCAAGCCATTCGTGGCCGGCGAAACCGTGATACCGCCTTCCGGCAAGGTGATCGGTGCACGTGAGTTACAACTGATGGTCGAGGCCTCCTTGGACGGCTGGCTGACCACCGGTCGCTTCAATGCCGAATTCGAGAAGAAGCTGGCTGAATTTATCGGTGTCAAATTCCTGCTGTCGGTCAACTCAGGTTCTTCCGCCAACCTGGTTGCCTTCAGCACCCTAACCTCTCCCAAGCTGGGTGAGCGAGCGATCAAGAAAGGTGATGAAGTGATTGGCGTCGCCGCGGGCTTCCCGACCACCGTCAACCCCATCGTTCAATTTGGTGCGGTGCCGGTGTTCGTCGATGTCGACATGGCGACCCACAATATCAATGCCGACCTTATCGAAGCCGCAATCACGCCGAAAACCAAGGCAATCATGCTGGCTCATACCCTAGGCAACCCGTTCAACCTAGGCAAGGTCAAGGCACTGTGCGAAAAGTACAACCTGTGGCTGGTCGAAGACTGCTGCGATGCCCTGGGTGCGACCTATGACGGCAAGCTGGTAGGCACCTTCGGCGATATCGCCACCCTCAGTTTCTACCCTGCGCACCACATCACCATGGGTGAAGGTGGTGCAGTATTCACCAACAATCCGATGCTGAAAGTGATTGCCGAGTCGTTCCGCGACTGGGGCCGCGATTGCTACTGCGCGCCGGGCTGCGACAACACCTGTGGCGACCGTTTTGGCCAGCAATATGGCAGCCTGCCCCAAGGCTACGACCACAAGTACGTGTATGCACACTTGGGCTACAACCTGAAAATCACCGATATGCAGGCGGCCTGCGGCCTGGCCCAACTCGAACGCGCCCAGGACTTCATCGATACGCGCAAGCGCAACTTCGCACTGCTCAAGGAGCGGCTGTCCAGCCTGTCCGAGTTCCTCGAAATCGCCGAAGCCACACCCAACAGTGACCCTTCGTGGTTCGGCTTCCCGGTGACACTCAAGGAAAGCAGCGGCGTAAACCGTGTTGACCTGCTCAAGTACCTCGATCAACACAAGATCGGTACACGCCTGCTGTTTGCCGGCAACCTGACCCGACAGCCTTATTTCCAGAACTTGGAATATCGTGTGGTCGGCGAGCTGACAAATACCGACCGCACCATGAACCAGACCTTCTGGCTCGGCGTACAGCCGTCATTGGGGCAGGAGCACTTTGATTTTGTCGGTGAGAAGCTGGAAGAGTTCTTTGGAATCGGCTTCTAG
- a CDS encoding acetaldehyde dehydrogenase (acetylating) produces MVTKKVLKVAIIGSGNIGTDLLVKIMRSQHLVCTLFAGRNYSSAGMKRATELGIPTSDQGIGAILSSPDVCDLVFDATSAHAHIEHWDALRKLGKTVIDMTPAKLGVFCIPAINAGECVGGGTQNINMITCGGQSSIPIASAIAAVHANIEYIEVVSSIASLSAGPATRANLDEYIETTEDALMRFSGAQRTKAILILNPANPPIDMQTTIYAKITNPDIPAIRQSVEAMVAKLKEYVPGYALIVPPTVEGDRVLTTIKVVGNGDYLPQYAGNLDIINCAAIAVAEMIATSVHAKEKLHA; encoded by the coding sequence ATGGTCACTAAAAAAGTACTGAAAGTAGCTATTATCGGTTCGGGCAATATTGGTACCGATCTGCTCGTGAAGATAATGCGCTCTCAGCATCTTGTATGCACGCTTTTCGCCGGGCGTAACTACTCGTCGGCAGGAATGAAAAGAGCTACCGAGCTAGGCATTCCCACGTCCGATCAGGGTATTGGTGCGATCCTCTCGTCGCCTGATGTGTGCGACCTGGTTTTTGATGCAACCTCCGCTCATGCACATATTGAGCATTGGGATGCATTGCGTAAGCTTGGAAAGACCGTCATCGACATGACACCGGCAAAGCTGGGGGTCTTCTGCATCCCTGCCATCAACGCCGGGGAATGCGTAGGCGGAGGTACTCAGAACATCAACATGATTACCTGCGGCGGGCAGTCATCCATTCCCATCGCCAGTGCGATTGCTGCCGTTCATGCCAATATCGAATACATCGAAGTCGTCTCCAGTATTGCATCGCTCAGTGCGGGACCAGCCACTCGGGCCAACCTTGATGAGTACATAGAAACCACTGAAGATGCGCTGATGCGCTTCTCGGGAGCACAGCGGACGAAGGCAATATTGATCCTGAACCCGGCCAACCCACCGATCGACATGCAGACTACCATCTACGCCAAGATCACCAACCCTGACATTCCTGCAATCCGTCAGTCGGTAGAGGCAATGGTTGCCAAACTGAAAGAGTATGTTCCAGGTTATGCACTGATCGTCCCGCCAACGGTTGAAGGAGATCGGGTACTAACGACCATAAAAGTCGTGGGTAACGGCGATTACCTACCGCAGTATGCTGGCAACCTAGACATCATCAACTGTGCAGCTATTGCTGTCGCGGAAATGATCGCGACCTCTGTACACGCCAAGGAAAAACTGCATGCCTAA
- a CDS encoding glycosyltransferase family 2 protein: MNPVGNPYLSIVIPSYNRADFLDKSLSVHVPLARSHNLQIFISDNASSDNTQDIIAKWQKEYSLIRSLRNETTVGPEANFEKALKAANTQYVWLLGDTSKIPEKGIVSVLKLIESSNSYSAIVVNLIDKNTTASRNYSCPDALLTELAGIMSCMSCLIYNRELIASADFNRYIGSYFMQTGVILEHAARDNTLIRWEQEISITSLESPTLQKKGWAHTPKIFEVGIEKWVNFIFSLPSTYALKSKLSACRSFGTISGAFSVRGMVSLRVRGLLSYSIYRRFKPALRLSIDYPLMIVAVISLTPRPLLKAMTDVYLHLTRNRPPESGYQ; the protein is encoded by the coding sequence ATGAATCCAGTCGGCAATCCCTATCTTTCAATCGTCATTCCGTCCTACAACCGGGCGGACTTTCTTGATAAATCCCTGTCGGTGCATGTTCCGCTGGCCCGAAGCCACAACCTGCAAATTTTCATATCGGACAATGCCTCGTCCGATAACACACAGGACATTATCGCAAAGTGGCAGAAAGAATACAGCCTCATTCGCAGCCTGCGAAACGAGACCACAGTAGGCCCCGAAGCCAATTTCGAGAAAGCGTTGAAGGCCGCGAACACCCAGTACGTATGGCTTCTGGGGGATACGTCGAAAATTCCCGAAAAGGGTATTGTGTCCGTACTCAAGCTCATCGAAAGCTCAAACAGCTATAGTGCAATAGTTGTCAACCTCATCGATAAAAATACGACGGCCAGCAGAAACTATAGTTGCCCGGATGCTTTATTGACCGAACTTGCCGGAATTATGAGCTGCATGAGCTGCCTGATTTACAATAGAGAACTGATCGCCAGTGCGGATTTCAACCGCTACATCGGCTCTTACTTCATGCAGACCGGTGTCATATTGGAACATGCGGCGCGTGACAATACGCTGATTCGATGGGAACAGGAAATATCCATTACGTCACTCGAAAGCCCAACCCTGCAAAAGAAGGGCTGGGCGCATACGCCAAAGATCTTTGAAGTCGGGATTGAAAAATGGGTAAACTTTATATTCTCACTGCCATCAACTTATGCACTGAAGAGCAAACTTTCTGCGTGTCGTAGTTTCGGGACTATATCCGGGGCTTTTTCAGTAAGAGGCATGGTATCCCTGCGCGTTCGTGGGCTGTTGAGCTACTCGATCTATAGGCGATTCAAGCCTGCCCTACGCCTGTCCATCGATTACCCACTGATGATTGTCGCCGTGATTTCACTGACCCCCCGCCCCCTGCTTAAAGCTATGACCGACGTTTATCTTCATCTCACACGCAACCGGCCGCCTGAATCCGGGTATCAATAA
- a CDS encoding DapH/DapD/GlmU-related protein gives MEHITLGNNFRVGEGLWLHAIPQYLTFTYQPLIEIGENFSASDYLHIACCNKISIGRNVLMGSKIHITDHSHGVYTGEHQSSPHEAPFERKLGSSGPVAIGDNVWIGDNVVVLPNTSIGSGSIIGANSVVAKDIPGNAIAVGSPARVVKMWNEKECKWLSV, from the coding sequence ATGGAACATATCACACTGGGTAACAACTTCAGGGTGGGTGAAGGGCTATGGCTGCACGCCATTCCTCAGTACCTTACGTTCACCTACCAGCCGCTTATCGAAATCGGTGAGAATTTTTCTGCCAGTGATTACCTGCATATAGCGTGCTGTAACAAGATATCTATCGGTAGAAATGTGCTGATGGGCAGTAAAATCCATATTACGGACCATTCCCACGGCGTATACACTGGAGAACACCAATCCAGTCCCCACGAAGCACCTTTCGAGCGTAAGCTGGGAAGCAGTGGCCCCGTAGCCATTGGCGACAACGTATGGATAGGAGACAATGTCGTAGTACTCCCCAACACCTCAATCGGTAGCGGCTCAATTATCGGTGCCAATAGTGTCGTTGCCAAAGATATTCCCGGCAATGCCATCGCTGTAGGTAGCCCTGCCAGGGTCGTGAAAATGTGGAACGAAAAAGAGTGTAAATGGTTAAGCGTATAA
- a CDS encoding FkbM family methyltransferase: protein MKNMEEMRQCFENQALSKPDYIDGMYNDFHSKLFSYASWLKETNVARIEITDGKVIMTSRDNGIKVVCPEFDKRVAPVEILNFGDYELTDSNMIIKLVKPNACVLDIGANMGWYALNIAKKNPGVNVYAFEPIDSTYSALQENVRINELDNIKTFNFGFSSEEKTLEFYFYPGGSGNASSANLSGRADVKKVTCDVKVLDDTSTRLNLPKVDFIKCDVEGAELFVFQGAMRLLAEDKPIVFTEMLRKWAAKFDYHPNQIIELFHDLGYQCFTADAEGNLRAFGLMDDQTQETNFFFLHETQHAPEIKELLVK, encoded by the coding sequence ATGAAGAACATGGAAGAGATGCGTCAGTGTTTTGAAAACCAAGCATTGAGCAAACCTGACTACATAGATGGAATGTACAACGACTTCCACAGCAAGCTCTTTTCTTATGCATCATGGTTGAAAGAAACAAACGTTGCCCGCATAGAGATCACTGACGGAAAGGTGATCATGACATCCCGCGACAACGGTATAAAGGTTGTTTGCCCCGAATTTGACAAGCGCGTTGCGCCGGTTGAGATTCTCAACTTTGGCGATTATGAGCTGACCGATTCGAACATGATCATCAAGCTGGTCAAACCGAATGCCTGCGTATTGGATATTGGCGCAAACATGGGGTGGTATGCCCTCAACATTGCCAAAAAGAATCCCGGCGTAAATGTCTACGCCTTTGAACCCATTGATTCCACATATTCGGCACTTCAGGAAAACGTGCGAATCAACGAATTGGACAATATCAAGACCTTCAATTTCGGTTTCTCTTCGGAAGAGAAGACCCTGGAGTTCTATTTCTACCCGGGCGGTTCGGGGAACGCCTCCTCAGCCAACTTGAGCGGGCGCGCCGACGTAAAGAAGGTTACCTGCGACGTCAAGGTTCTCGACGACACATCAACACGCTTGAATCTGCCCAAAGTCGACTTTATCAAGTGTGACGTCGAAGGTGCGGAGCTTTTTGTCTTCCAGGGCGCGATGCGGTTGCTGGCCGAGGACAAGCCAATTGTATTTACGGAAATGCTGCGAAAGTGGGCAGCGAAGTTTGACTACCATCCCAATCAGATCATCGAGCTTTTTCATGACTTGGGCTACCAATGCTTCACCGCTGACGCGGAAGGCAACCTCCGTGCGTTCGGCCTGATGGATGACCAGACGCAAGAAACCAACTTCTTCTTTTTGCACGAAACACAACATGCGCCTGAGATCAAAGAGCTACTGGTAAAATAA
- the dmpG gene encoding 4-hydroxy-2-oxovalerate aldolase, translating into MPKHILITDPTLRDGNHAVGHKLGAEAFVAYCKAAEAANVPIIEVGHGNGLGGSSMLVGESRLSDQEIFRISREQLTNTRLAIHVIPGFCTIKKDLSQAVELGVDVFRIAAHCTEADVTQRHIGYIRESGKEAWGILMMTHMASPQVLLEEARKMESYGAQAIVIMDSAGAQMVDDVKARVSTLVNGLSIPVGFHGHNNLGMAVINSVTAVNEGATILDGTIRGFGAGAGNTQLEVLVGVLHKLGYHTGIDLFKILDAATMAEKELGFIAPSISPVSIVSGLAGVFSGFAKPVARAAAEYGVDPRDVFFRLGERKAVAGQESLIIEVAKELAEK; encoded by the coding sequence ATGCCTAAGCACATCCTCATTACCGATCCTACATTGCGTGATGGTAACCACGCGGTGGGGCACAAATTAGGAGCTGAAGCGTTCGTCGCTTATTGCAAGGCAGCGGAGGCGGCGAATGTACCAATTATCGAGGTCGGCCATGGCAATGGCCTTGGCGGCTCGTCGATGCTGGTTGGAGAAAGCCGCCTCAGCGACCAGGAAATTTTCAGAATTTCCCGCGAGCAGTTGACCAACACTCGATTGGCTATCCATGTTATCCCAGGCTTTTGTACCATCAAGAAAGACCTGAGCCAGGCAGTCGAACTGGGTGTCGATGTATTCCGAATCGCCGCTCACTGCACCGAAGCCGATGTCACCCAGCGTCACATTGGCTATATTCGAGAGTCCGGCAAGGAGGCATGGGGCATCCTGATGATGACGCATATGGCCAGCCCGCAAGTGCTGCTTGAAGAGGCCAGAAAAATGGAGTCCTATGGAGCCCAGGCGATTGTCATCATGGACTCTGCGGGCGCTCAGATGGTCGATGATGTCAAAGCCCGCGTCAGCACTCTGGTAAACGGCCTATCCATCCCGGTCGGCTTCCACGGCCACAATAACCTTGGAATGGCTGTGATCAACTCCGTAACAGCGGTCAATGAAGGCGCGACCATTCTCGATGGCACCATCCGCGGATTTGGCGCTGGCGCCGGCAACACACAGCTTGAAGTGCTGGTGGGGGTGCTGCACAAACTGGGGTATCACACAGGGATTGATCTCTTCAAAATTCTGGATGCTGCCACGATGGCCGAAAAGGAACTGGGGTTTATCGCTCCGTCCATTTCCCCCGTTTCAATTGTGAGCGGCCTTGCGGGAGTCTTTTCCGGCTTCGCCAAACCCGTGGCCAGAGCGGCCGCAGAATATGGTGTAGACCCAAGGGACGTGTTTTTCCGACTGGGTGAACGCAAGGCAGTTGCTGGCCAGGAAAGCCTTATCATCGAGGTAGCCAAAGAGCTGGCCGAGAAGTAG
- a CDS encoding NAD-dependent epimerase/dehydratase family protein, with product MERILRNAIVTSDLLAITTQYTLPWHRLKGQKVLITGASGFLAAYMVETLLYLNETQGLEIQIFAMVRSRQRFESRFSHALCRSDLICIEQDVSEPLALDVRPDYIVHAASQASPKYYSTDPIGTLSANTLGTAALLKLAAQSESKGFLFFSSGEVYGQTDIVPTSERDLGFVDPTSVRACYAESKRMGENMCISWHHQAGVPATIVRPFHTYGPHMLLNDGRVYADFVANILNNQPITMKSDGTARRAFCYAADAVAGFWTVLLNGTHGEAYNVGNPAGEISIRELAEMLVGLYPEKELSVSFTTRENDSTYLVSPIVRNCPDITKVKRLGWLPRTTVREGFKKTIESYT from the coding sequence ATGGAAAGAATCTTGCGCAATGCCATAGTAACGAGCGATCTGCTGGCGATTACTACCCAGTACACGCTGCCCTGGCATCGCCTGAAAGGGCAAAAGGTGCTCATTACTGGCGCCTCGGGTTTTCTCGCCGCCTATATGGTAGAAACGTTGTTGTATCTCAATGAAACCCAAGGGCTGGAGATCCAGATTTTCGCCATGGTACGCAGCCGGCAGCGCTTTGAGAGCAGGTTTTCACATGCCTTGTGCAGATCGGATTTAATCTGCATAGAACAAGACGTCAGCGAACCGTTGGCGCTTGATGTGCGCCCTGACTACATTGTTCACGCCGCCAGTCAGGCCAGCCCAAAGTACTATTCGACCGATCCAATTGGCACCTTGAGCGCCAACACGCTCGGGACTGCTGCTTTGCTGAAACTTGCAGCTCAGAGCGAGTCGAAAGGGTTTCTCTTCTTCAGCAGTGGCGAGGTGTACGGGCAGACGGATATCGTGCCTACCTCGGAGCGAGATCTTGGGTTTGTCGACCCGACTTCGGTCCGTGCTTGCTACGCGGAAAGCAAGCGAATGGGTGAAAACATGTGTATCAGTTGGCACCACCAGGCAGGTGTACCGGCCACCATCGTCAGGCCGTTTCACACCTACGGCCCTCACATGTTATTGAATGACGGAAGGGTATATGCTGATTTTGTGGCCAATATCCTGAATAATCAGCCCATCACCATGAAAAGCGACGGTACTGCGCGGAGGGCTTTCTGTTATGCCGCGGACGCGGTAGCAGGCTTCTGGACGGTATTACTCAACGGCACCCACGGCGAAGCATACAATGTAGGTAACCCCGCGGGAGAAATCAGTATCAGAGAGCTGGCCGAAATGCTGGTAGGGCTGTACCCCGAAAAAGAATTGAGCGTCTCGTTTACTACCCGCGAAAATGATAGTACGTACTTAGTAAGTCCAATTGTAAGAAACTGCCCAGATATCACTAAAGTAAAAAGGCTCGGCTGGCTCCCTAGGACGACTGTCCGAGAGGGCTTCAAGAAAACCATTGAGAGTTACACATGA
- a CDS encoding glycosyltransferase → MTRKIAVGIVVYHAGVELLRRLELTSADGIEVYVFDNSPDITNVRELAEHHPGIHYFTCGKNLGLGVGISTVCANAHQQGYAALLFFDQDTGYNSKTLSYIENNYVNNIDAYKNFSAIAFKAGGEALVQDVPLLINSGSLYFLDKLKTLNWLDCSYFVDSVDYKLCLDSLNKGYRIGSCGNTPGFDHVTEQADSRYRIAGRTYSMRAYSWSRIKDTVSSNIKLIFSAIKSAQFGFALRITKLLAVYCAFQALVRIFNTLGLFKRD, encoded by the coding sequence ATGACGCGTAAGATTGCAGTAGGTATTGTTGTCTATCACGCTGGCGTGGAGTTACTGCGCAGGCTTGAATTGACTTCAGCAGACGGGATTGAAGTGTATGTTTTTGATAACTCACCTGACATCACCAATGTGCGCGAGCTTGCCGAGCATCATCCAGGCATTCATTACTTCACCTGTGGGAAAAACCTGGGGCTTGGCGTAGGAATTTCAACAGTCTGCGCCAACGCTCATCAACAGGGCTACGCTGCTCTTTTATTTTTTGATCAAGACACGGGTTACAATAGCAAAACGCTGTCTTATATAGAAAATAACTATGTAAATAATATCGACGCCTATAAAAATTTCAGTGCAATAGCCTTCAAAGCCGGCGGAGAAGCGTTGGTGCAGGACGTTCCTCTACTGATCAACAGTGGCAGCCTTTATTTCCTCGACAAACTCAAAACCCTGAATTGGCTTGATTGCAGCTATTTCGTGGACAGCGTGGACTACAAGCTTTGTCTGGACTCTTTGAATAAAGGCTACCGAATCGGCTCCTGCGGCAACACCCCTGGCTTTGATCACGTCACCGAACAAGCCGATAGTCGCTATCGAATTGCCGGTCGCACTTATTCGATGCGGGCATACTCTTGGTCTAGAATAAAAGACACCGTATCATCCAACATAAAACTCATTTTCTCCGCGATAAAGAGCGCCCAGTTCGGCTTCGCACTCAGAATCACAAAATTACTGGCTGTCTATTGTGCTTTTCAGGCTCTTGTCAGGATCTTCAATACATTAGGATTATTCAAACGTGACTGA
- a CDS encoding thiamine pyrophosphate-binding protein has protein sequence MKASDAVALVLARNNVLCGYELIGGMITHLVDSINQLGKTKLISGHNEQGAAFAASAAAQETHHEVLGAALGTSGPGATNLMTGIADCWLDSHHCLFLKGQVNTYELKGERRIRQQGFQELDSVALASSITKYAYQVKQVESLGQLEALDLPYVARLKGAKKIRASANYSGMLGAYVTRAANHAVQNCDFLPLLGSRLDVRQTGAKPDDFARKAKIIQIDLMEGQLNNRVQTHAS, from the coding sequence ATGAAAGCATCGGATGCTGTGGCGCTGGTTCTTGCACGGAACAATGTTCTGTGTGGTTACGAACTGATTGGCGGGATGATCACGCACCTGGTTGATAGCATCAACCAGTTGGGTAAGACTAAGCTAATCTCAGGTCACAATGAGCAAGGGGCGGCGTTTGCCGCTTCCGCTGCTGCCCAAGAAACGCATCACGAAGTACTCGGCGCTGCCCTGGGCACAAGCGGCCCGGGCGCCACTAACCTGATGACCGGCATAGCTGACTGCTGGCTTGACAGCCATCACTGCTTATTTCTTAAAGGCCAGGTCAATACCTACGAACTCAAAGGCGAGAGGCGCATTCGCCAACAGGGTTTTCAAGAGCTCGACAGCGTGGCGCTGGCCAGCAGCATTACCAAGTACGCATACCAGGTCAAACAGGTCGAATCGCTCGGGCAGTTGGAGGCCCTGGACCTTCCTTACGTAGCCCGTTTGAAAGGTGCGAAAAAAATCCGGGCGAGTGCGAACTACTCGGGCATGCTCGGCGCCTACGTAACGCGTGCTGCCAATCACGCCGTACAAAACTGCGATTTTCTGCCGCTATTGGGAAGCCGCCTAGACGTCCGACAAACCGGCGCCAAACCCGATGATTTCGCCCGTAAGGCCAAAATTATCCAGATCGACCTGATGGAAGGGCAACTAAACAACCGGGTTCAAACACACGCCTCCTAA
- a CDS encoding thiamine pyrophosphate-binding protein, with amino-acid sequence MQTQEKTKVSEQIAEALENLGITHAFGIIGAGNVHLFEAISRRGYTEIVCVHHEQAACMAVQTYYRTNGRLSAALLTTGAGSTNGVTGVVSAWADSIPCVVIAGNEHSKHCSVDNPLRMWGVQGYDSCQMVSRVCKYTQRVTQPEQAVYELEKAVHVALEGRQGPTWIEIPMDIQSSRIPASEMAHFQAPAVDKTISAEVAAQVDSVVAALLKAERPLLWLGNGIRLAGAVKLIAPLLEKLGTPGLVSWAGIDMIDSDHPLVFGRAGVYGQRSANFILQNSDYILAIGTRLAIPQVGYDLTELAREARIDVVDISREEAVKNASRTQEVIVSDAAVFIEALSARLEPLAIPSKALWLAQCEAYEARFPWVGEEHADKGGFINSYRFMERLNGVFKPNQIVVTDMGTALLCGHQVLRLKDGQRLMTSTGLGEMGYGLPAALGVSFATDRGEVMCLNCDGGMMMNLQELQTIVHHQLPIKLFIFNNDGYLMIKHTQNSLFKGSYVGTDRTSGVSCPDFSKLATGFGIPSCQIRHWDDVDAALEKVQAATGPIICEVFMHPEQLFSPKLSVIVKEDGSLVSPPLEDLSPLIPRDQLESAMLQGMHEKSKELGA; translated from the coding sequence ATGCAAACGCAGGAAAAAACAAAAGTAAGTGAGCAGATCGCTGAAGCACTGGAAAACCTGGGCATTACCCATGCGTTCGGGATTATCGGCGCTGGTAACGTTCATCTTTTTGAAGCCATCAGCCGCCGTGGCTACACTGAAATTGTCTGCGTGCACCACGAACAGGCCGCTTGCATGGCCGTACAGACCTATTACCGCACCAACGGCCGTCTTTCCGCAGCATTGCTGACGACAGGCGCTGGCTCCACCAATGGCGTTACTGGTGTGGTGTCTGCGTGGGCCGACTCCATTCCGTGCGTAGTCATCGCGGGTAATGAGCATTCCAAGCATTGCTCGGTGGATAACCCGCTGCGCATGTGGGGCGTTCAGGGATACGATTCCTGCCAGATGGTGAGCCGGGTATGCAAATACACTCAACGCGTCACTCAGCCGGAGCAGGCCGTATACGAGCTCGAAAAAGCCGTACACGTCGCGCTGGAAGGCCGCCAAGGCCCAACCTGGATCGAAATCCCGATGGACATCCAGTCCAGCCGTATTCCAGCCAGCGAAATGGCGCATTTCCAAGCGCCCGCTGTCGATAAAACGATCAGCGCTGAAGTGGCCGCACAGGTCGACAGTGTCGTGGCCGCCTTACTCAAGGCCGAACGGCCACTGCTCTGGCTGGGCAACGGCATCCGCCTGGCCGGCGCCGTAAAACTTATTGCGCCGCTGCTGGAGAAACTCGGTACTCCGGGCCTCGTATCCTGGGCGGGTATCGACATGATCGACTCCGATCACCCTTTGGTGTTCGGACGCGCAGGCGTCTACGGCCAGCGTTCGGCCAACTTTATCCTGCAAAACAGTGATTACATACTTGCCATTGGTACTCGTCTGGCCATACCACAGGTCGGTTATGACCTGACCGAGCTAGCGCGCGAAGCACGGATTGACGTGGTAGACATTAGTCGTGAAGAAGCGGTCAAGAATGCTTCACGCACCCAGGAAGTCATCGTCAGTGATGCAGCTGTCTTTATCGAGGCATTGAGCGCTCGCCTGGAGCCACTGGCAATTCCTTCCAAGGCCCTATGGCTGGCGCAATGTGAAGCCTATGAAGCGCGGTTCCCATGGGTCGGTGAAGAGCATGCCGACAAAGGCGGCTTCATTAACTCTTATCGTTTCATGGAGCGCCTGAACGGCGTATTCAAACCGAACCAGATCGTCGTGACCGATATGGGCACCGCCCTCTTGTGTGGGCATCAGGTACTGCGCCTGAAAGATGGCCAGCGCCTGATGACTTCTACCGGCCTCGGTGAGATGGGCTATGGCCTGCCTGCGGCACTAGGGGTATCGTTCGCCACGGACCGAGGCGAGGTAATGTGCCTCAACTGCGACGGCGGCATGATGATGAACTTGCAAGAACTGCAAACAATCGTGCACCACCAGTTGCCGATCAAGCTTTTCATCTTCAACAACGATGGCTACTTGATGATCAAGCACACCCAGAACTCGTTGTTCAAAGGTTCTTACGTGGGGACTGACCGGACTTCGGGCGTTTCGTGCCCAGACTTCTCGAAGCTCGCAACCGGCTTTGGTATCCCTTCTTGCCAGATTCGTCATTGGGATGACGTGGACGCAGCTCTGGAGAAAGTACAGGCCGCAACCGGACCAATCATCTGCGAGGTGTTCATGCACCCCGAGCAACTGTTCTCACCGAAGCTTTCAGTGATAGTGAAGGAGGATGGTTCGCTGGTCTCGCCACCGCTGGAAGATCTCTCGCCACTGATTCCACGGGACCAGTTGGAGAGTGCCATGCTCCAAGGGATGCATGAAAAATCAAAGGAGCTGGGCGCATAA